A part of Peromyscus maniculatus bairdii isolate BWxNUB_F1_BW_parent chromosome 10, HU_Pman_BW_mat_3.1, whole genome shotgun sequence genomic DNA contains:
- the Med28 gene encoding mediator of RNA polymerase II transcription subunit 28 — MAGSLGGMFSGQPPGPPPPPPGLPGQASLLQAAPGASRPSSSTLVDELESSFEACFASLVSQDYVNGTDQEEIRTGVDQCIQKFLDIARQTECFFLQKRLQLSVQKPDQVIKEDVSELRSELQRKDALVQKHLTKLRHWQQVLDDINVQHKKPAEMPQGSLAFLEQASANIPAPLKQT, encoded by the exons ATGGCGGGGTCTCTCGGCGGGATGTTCTCCGGGCAGCCACCCGgtcccccgccgcccccgccgggGCTCCCAGGCCAGGCGTCGCTTCTGCAGGCAGCGCCTGGGGCCTCGAGACCGTCCAGCAGCACTTTGGTGGACGAGTTGGAGTCGTCCTTCGAG GCTTGCTTTGCTTCCCTTGTGAGTCAGGATTACGTCAATGGAACTGATCAGGAAGAAATTCGAACTG gTGTTGATCAGTGTATTCAGAAGTTTTTGGACATTGCAAGACAGACAGAATGTTTTTTCTTACAAAAAAGGTTGCAGTTGTCTGTCCAGAAGCCGGATCAAGTTATCAAAGAG GATGTCTCAGAATTAAGGAGTGAACTGCAGCGGAAAGATGCGCTGGTCCAGAAGCACTTGACAAAACTGAGGCATTGGCAGCAGGTGCTGGACGACATCAATGTACAGCACAAGAAACCGGCCGAAATGCCACAGGGCTCCTTGGCCTTCCTTGAGCAAGCATCTGCCAATATTCCTGCACCCCTGAAGCAGACCTGA